A portion of the Pseudorasbora parva isolate DD20220531a chromosome 1, ASM2467924v1, whole genome shotgun sequence genome contains these proteins:
- the mtmr1a gene encoding myotubularin-related protein 1a isoform X3, with product MDKQHHSSGSESPVLPPVPRKPRNLGAGIPASRQDSADSLDSPTGSHVEWCKQLIAATISSQISGGVPPEAITRDCKVSRRINLRSQDSGEDGCQFDSDIELPSHTMQVFREARNQAPMDEVPLVPGEGIKTTVKDVMYICPFTGAVTGTLTVTDYKLYFVSLERDAPFILDVNLGAISRLETISVQSHGENTSGMEIVCKDMRSPRFAYKKEEQSNLEILETLTKYAFPLSNELSLFAFQYKEQFPEDGWKVYDPVSEYKRMGLPNESWTISKINSNYEVCDTYPALLVTPTSIKEDEIKRVASFRVKHRIPVLSWIHPETQATIVRCSQPMVGPTDRRCKEDEHYLQTIMDANAQSHKLTIFDARQNKVADNHKAKDGGYENENVYPNMELNFLEIPNIHVMRESLRKLKEVVYPTIDEPRWHSAIDGTHWLEYIRLLLAGAVRIADKVESTKSSVVVHCSDGWDRTAQLTSLSMLMLDSYYRTLRGFQVLLEKEWIGFGHKFAARVGHGDENHANSERSPLFVQFIDCVWQMMRQFPTAFEFNELFLITILDHLYSCLFGTFLYNSEQERVEKEVNSKTVSLWSYINSQPEDFTNPFYVDYENHVLYPLASLRHLELWAGYYIRWNPRMRPQMPVHQNLKELLYLRAELQRKVEELQKEASSSRSISSSSEHAYSPSHGGTPLHSNG from the exons ATGGACAAACAGCATCATTCGTCGGGTTCAGAGAGTCCGGTGCTGCCGCCTGTGCCGCGAAAACCACGAAACCTCGGAGCAGGAATCCCTGCATCTCGACAAGACAGCGCGGATTCATTAGACAG TCCTACTGGATCTCATGTGGAGTGGTGTAAACAGCTGATAGCGGCCACTATCTCCAGCCAGATCTCTGGTGGTGTCCCTCCAGAAGCCATTACCCGCGATTGCAAG GTATCCAGGAGGATAAACTTAAGG TCTCAGGACTCTGGTGAAGATGGCTGTCAGTTTGACAGTGACATTGAACTGCCGTCTCACACTATG CAAGTGTTCAGGGAAGCACGAAATCAAGCACCCATGGATGAAGTCCCACTGGTCCCTGGAGAGGGAATCAAAACCACTG TTAAAGATGTGATGTATATCTGTCCTTTCACTGGAGCTGTGACCGGCACACTCACAGTCACAGACTACAAACTCTACTTTGTCAGTCTAGAACGG GATGCTCCTTTCATATTGGATGTGAACCTGGGTGCCATCAGCAGGTTGGAGACTATCAGTGTGCAGAGTCACGGGGAGAATACTAGTGGCATGGAGATCGTCTGTAAG GATATGAGGAGTCCCAGGTTTGCTTATAAAAAGGAGGAACAGAGTAATTTGGAGATTTTAGAAACATTGACAAAGTATGCCTTCCCCCTGTCCAATGAGCTG TCACTATTTGCCTTCCAATACAAAGAGCAATTTCCAGAAGACGGATGGAAGGTTTATGATCCAGTGTCAGAGTATAAAAGAATG GGTTTGCCGAATGAGAGCTGGACCATCAGTAAGATCAACAGTAATTATGAAGTGTGTGACACTTACCCTGCTCTGCTCGTTACCCCGACCAGTATTAAAGAGGATGAAATCAAACGGGTGGCCTCTTTCAGAGTGAAACATCGAATAccg GTCCTCTCATGGATCCACCCAGAAACTCAGGCCACTATAGTGCGGTGTAGTCAGCCCATGGTGGGCCCGACAGACCGCCGGTGTAAGGAGGATGAGCATTACCTCCAGACCATCATGGATGCCAATGCACAGTCCCATAAACTCACCATATTTGACGCTCGGCAGAACAAGGTGGCTGATAATCACAAG GCTAAAGATGGAGGTTATGAGAATGAAAATGTCTACCCCAACATGGAGCTGAATTTCCTGGAGATCCCAAACATTCATGTAATGAGAGAGTCTCTGCGTAAGCTGAAGGAAGTGGTCTACCCCACCATCGATGAACCTCGATGGCACTCAGCCATAGATGGCACACACTGGCTGGAGTACATACGG cttTTGCTTGCGGGTGCCGTGCGGATTGCAGACAAGGTTGAGTCGACTAAGAGCTCTGTGGTGGTGCACTGCAGTGACGGCTGGGACCGCACAGCTCAGCTCACCTCTTTGTCCATGCTGATGCTGGACTCCTACTACAGGACTCTCAGGGGCTTCCAGGTGCTGCTGGAGAAGGAATGGATCGGCTTTGGACACAAGTTCGCTGCG CGTGTTGGTCATGGAGATGAAAACCATGCAAACTCGGAGCGATCGCCTCTATTTGTGCAGTTCATAGACTGTGTTTGGCAAATGATGAGGCAG TTTCCCACTGCCTTTGAGTTTAATGAGCTCTTCCTCATCACCATCCTGGATCACCTCTACAGCTGCCTATTTGGTACATTCCTTTACAACAGTGAACAGGAACGAGTGGAAAAG gaAGTGAACAGTAAGACCGTGTCTTTGTGGTCCTACATCAATAGCCAGCCAGAGGACTTCACCAACCCATTCTATGTGGACTATGAAAACCATGTGCTGTACCCCTTGGCCAGTCTAAGACATTTGGAGCTGTGGGCTGGATACTACATACGCTGGAACCCCCGTATGAGACCACAG ATGCCTGTGCACCAGAACCTGAAGGAGTTGCTGTATCTGCGTGCAGAGCTACAGAGGAAGGTGGAGGAGCTACAAAAAGAAGCATCTTCATCACGCTCCATCTCCTCTTCCTCGGAGCATGCGTATTCTCCCTCACATGGCGGTACACCCCTACACTCCAATGGGTAA